One Physeter macrocephalus isolate SW-GA unplaced genomic scaffold, ASM283717v5 random_781, whole genome shotgun sequence genomic window carries:
- the LOC112062729 gene encoding uridine phosphorylase 1-like codes for MCTLDFYEGQGRLDGALCSYTEKDKQQYLRAAYEAGIRNIEMESSVLAAMCNACGLPAAVVCVTLLDRLEGDQISSPHEVLAEYQQRPQRLVGRFIKKCLSAA; via the exons ATGTGCACCCTGGACTTCTACGAAG GGCAAGGCCGCCTGGACGGGGCGCTCTGCTCCTACACGGAGAAGGACAAACAGCAGTACCTGCGGGCGGCCTACGAGGCCGGTATCCGCAACATCGAGATGGAGTCTTCCGTCCTCGCCGCCATGTGCAACGCCTGCGGCCTCCCAG CGGCCGTGGTGTGCGTCACGCTCCTCGACCGCCTGGAAGGTGACCAGATCAGCAGCCCCCATGAGGTGCTGGCCGAGTACCAGCAGCGGCCCCAGCGGCTGGTGGGCCGCTTCATCAAGAAGTGCCTCTCAGCAGCCTGA